In Lepisosteus oculatus isolate fLepOcu1 chromosome 17, fLepOcu1.hap2, whole genome shotgun sequence, a genomic segment contains:
- the LOC102690433 gene encoding RAC-gamma serine/threonine-protein kinase isoform X4 — MSDVTIVKEGWVQKRGEYIKNWRPRYFLLKTDGSFIGYKEKPQDADLPYPLNNFSVAKCQLMKTERPKPNTFIIRCLQWTTVIERTFHVDTPEEREEWTEAIQTVADKLQRQEEERMSCSPTSQIDNIGEEEMDTSTSHHKRKTMNDFDYLKLLGKGTFGKVILVREKASGKYYAMKILKKEVIIAKDEVAHTLTESRVLKNTRHPFLTSLKYSFQTKDRLCFVMEYVNGGELFFHLSRERVFSEDRTRFYGAEIVSALDYLHSAKIVYRDLKLENLMLDKDGHIKITDFGLCKEGITDAATMKTFCGTPEYLAPEVLEDNDYGRAVDWWGLGVVMYEMMCGRLPFYNQDHEKLFELILMEDIKFPKTLSADAISLLSGLLIKDPNKRLGGGPDDAKEIMRHSFFAGINWQDVYDKKLIPPFKPQVSSETDTRYFDEEFTAQTITITPPEKFDEDGMDCMDNERRPHFPQFSYSASGRE, encoded by the exons GAGAGTACATCAAGAACTGGAGGCCGCGATACTTCCTGCTGAAGACAGATGGCTCGTTCATCGGCTACAAGGAGAAGCCGCAAGACGCAGACCTGCCTTACCCTCTGAATAACTTTTCTGTGGCAA AATGCCAGCTCATGAAGACAGAGCGACCAAAGCCCAACACGTTCATCATCCGGTGCCTGCAGTGGACCACCGTCATCGAGAGGACCTTCCACGTGGACACGCCGGAGGAGAG GGAGGAGTGGACGGAAGCCATCCAGACCGTAGCGGACAAACTCCAAAGACAGGAGGAGGAGCGGATGAGCTGCAGCCCCACCTCCCAGATCGACAACATCGGCGAGGAGGAGATGGACACTTCTACCAGCCACCACAAGCGCAAG ACAATGAATGACTTTGACTACTTAAAACTACTGGGAAAAGGCACTTTTGGGAAAGTCATTCTGGTGAGAGAGAAGGCGAGTGGGAAGTATTATGCAATGAAGATCCTGAAGAAGGAAGTAATTATCGCCAAG GACGAAGTGGCTCACACGCTGACGGAAAGCAGAGTGTTAAAAAACACGCGACACCCCTTTTTAACC TCCTTGAAGTACTCCTTCCAGACCAAGGACCGGCTGTGCTTCGTGATGGAGTACGTGAACGGAGGAGAG CTGTTTTTCCATTTGTCGAGAGAGAGGGTGTTCTCGGAGGACCGCACACGCTTTTACGGGGCTGAGATCGTCTCCGCTCTCGACTACCTGCACTCCGCCAAGATCGTGTACCGGGATCTCAAG CTAGAAAACCTGATGCTAGATAAAGACGGTCACATCAAAATCACAGACTTTGGCCTTTGCAAAGAAGGAATCACTGACGCTGCTACCATGAAGACGTTCTGCGGTACTCCAGAGTACCTGGCTCCTGAG GTTTTAGAAGACAATGACTACGGGCGCGCGGTGGACTGGTGGGGGCTAGGCGTCGTCATGTATGAAATGATGTGTGGCCGACTGCCCTTCTACAACCAGGACCACGAGAAGCTGTTCGAGCTCATCCTCATGGAGGACATCAAGTTCCCCAAGACGCTCTCTGCCGATGCAATATCACTGCTCTCCGGCCTCCTCATCAAGGATCCCAACAAAAG acTTGGAGGAGGTCCGGACGATGCGAAGGAGATCATGCGCCACAGTTTTTTCGCAGGAATAAACTGGCAGGATGTGTATGATAAGAAG CTGATACCTCCTTTCAAGCCTCAGGTGTCGTCGGAGACAGATACCAGGTATTTTGATGAAGAATTCACTGCACAGACGATTACAATAACTCCCCCTGAGAAAT TTGATGAGGACGGAATGGACTGCATGGATAACGAGCGAAGGCCCCACTTCCCCCAGTTCTCGTACTCTGCCAGTGGCCGGGAGTAG
- the LOC102690433 gene encoding RAC-gamma serine/threonine-protein kinase isoform X1, which produces MCLPSASDSFPLLLCVESMREYIKNWRPRYFLLKTDGSFIGYKEKPQDADLPYPLNNFSVAKCQLMKTERPKPNTFIIRCLQWTTVIERTFHVDTPEEREEWTEAIQTVADKLQRQEEERMSCSPTSQIDNIGEEEMDTSTSHHKRKTMNDFDYLKLLGKGTFGKVILVREKASGKYYAMKILKKEVIIAKDEVAHTLTESRVLKNTRHPFLTSLKYSFQTKDRLCFVMEYVNGGELFFHLSRERVFSEDRTRFYGAEIVSALDYLHSAKIVYRDLKLENLMLDKDGHIKITDFGLCKEGITDAATMKTFCGTPEYLAPEVLEDNDYGRAVDWWGLGVVMYEMMCGRLPFYNQDHEKLFELILMEDIKFPKTLSADAISLLSGLLIKDPNKRLGGGPDDAKEIMRHSFFAGINWQDVYDKKVRLSAAGRGFSSCPGWGCCLSWVTQQCDSGKNQFPPSVNSIRCFSLCIWLSVLCKTVSKLSTSVNEHFLLRVAKTV; this is translated from the exons GAGAGTACATCAAGAACTGGAGGCCGCGATACTTCCTGCTGAAGACAGATGGCTCGTTCATCGGCTACAAGGAGAAGCCGCAAGACGCAGACCTGCCTTACCCTCTGAATAACTTTTCTGTGGCAA AATGCCAGCTCATGAAGACAGAGCGACCAAAGCCCAACACGTTCATCATCCGGTGCCTGCAGTGGACCACCGTCATCGAGAGGACCTTCCACGTGGACACGCCGGAGGAGAG GGAGGAGTGGACGGAAGCCATCCAGACCGTAGCGGACAAACTCCAAAGACAGGAGGAGGAGCGGATGAGCTGCAGCCCCACCTCCCAGATCGACAACATCGGCGAGGAGGAGATGGACACTTCTACCAGCCACCACAAGCGCAAG ACAATGAATGACTTTGACTACTTAAAACTACTGGGAAAAGGCACTTTTGGGAAAGTCATTCTGGTGAGAGAGAAGGCGAGTGGGAAGTATTATGCAATGAAGATCCTGAAGAAGGAAGTAATTATCGCCAAG GACGAAGTGGCTCACACGCTGACGGAAAGCAGAGTGTTAAAAAACACGCGACACCCCTTTTTAACC TCCTTGAAGTACTCCTTCCAGACCAAGGACCGGCTGTGCTTCGTGATGGAGTACGTGAACGGAGGAGAG CTGTTTTTCCATTTGTCGAGAGAGAGGGTGTTCTCGGAGGACCGCACACGCTTTTACGGGGCTGAGATCGTCTCCGCTCTCGACTACCTGCACTCCGCCAAGATCGTGTACCGGGATCTCAAG CTAGAAAACCTGATGCTAGATAAAGACGGTCACATCAAAATCACAGACTTTGGCCTTTGCAAAGAAGGAATCACTGACGCTGCTACCATGAAGACGTTCTGCGGTACTCCAGAGTACCTGGCTCCTGAG GTTTTAGAAGACAATGACTACGGGCGCGCGGTGGACTGGTGGGGGCTAGGCGTCGTCATGTATGAAATGATGTGTGGCCGACTGCCCTTCTACAACCAGGACCACGAGAAGCTGTTCGAGCTCATCCTCATGGAGGACATCAAGTTCCCCAAGACGCTCTCTGCCGATGCAATATCACTGCTCTCCGGCCTCCTCATCAAGGATCCCAACAAAAG acTTGGAGGAGGTCCGGACGATGCGAAGGAGATCATGCGCCACAGTTTTTTCGCAGGAATAAACTGGCAGGATGTGTATGATAAGAAGGTAAGGCTCTCTGCTGCCGGAAGGGGTTTCTCGTCATGTCCAGGGTGGGGCTGCTGCCTCTCCTGGGTTACACAGCAGTGTGACAGTGGGAAGAATCAGTTCCCACCGTCTGTAAATTCAATCAGATGTTTTTCATTGTGCATTTGGCTCTCTGTGTTATGTAAAACAGTTTCTAAGCTGTCTACCTCTGTcaatgaacattttttattgcGGGTGGCTAAAACAGTGTAA
- the LOC102690433 gene encoding RAC-gamma serine/threonine-protein kinase isoform X3, whose translation MCLPSASDSFPLLLCVESMREYIKNWRPRYFLLKTDGSFIGYKEKPQDADLPYPLNNFSVAKCQLMKTERPKPNTFIIRCLQWTTVIERTFHVDTPEEREEWTEAIQTVADKLQRQEEERMSCSPTSQIDNIGEEEMDTSTSHHKRKTMNDFDYLKLLGKGTFGKVILVREKASGKYYAMKILKKEVIIAKDEVAHTLTESRVLKNTRHPFLTSLKYSFQTKDRLCFVMEYVNGGELFFHLSRERVFSEDRTRFYGAEIVSALDYLHSAKIVYRDLKLENLMLDKDGHIKITDFGLCKEGITDAATMKTFCGTPEYLAPEVLEDNDYGRAVDWWGLGVVMYEMMCGRLPFYNQDHEKLFELILMEDIKFPKTLSADAISLLSGLLIKDPNKRLGGGPDDAKEIMRHSFFAGINWQDVYDKKLIPPFKPQVSSETDTRYFDEEFTAQTITITPPEKFDEDGMDCMDNERRPHFPQFSYSASGRE comes from the exons GAGAGTACATCAAGAACTGGAGGCCGCGATACTTCCTGCTGAAGACAGATGGCTCGTTCATCGGCTACAAGGAGAAGCCGCAAGACGCAGACCTGCCTTACCCTCTGAATAACTTTTCTGTGGCAA AATGCCAGCTCATGAAGACAGAGCGACCAAAGCCCAACACGTTCATCATCCGGTGCCTGCAGTGGACCACCGTCATCGAGAGGACCTTCCACGTGGACACGCCGGAGGAGAG GGAGGAGTGGACGGAAGCCATCCAGACCGTAGCGGACAAACTCCAAAGACAGGAGGAGGAGCGGATGAGCTGCAGCCCCACCTCCCAGATCGACAACATCGGCGAGGAGGAGATGGACACTTCTACCAGCCACCACAAGCGCAAG ACAATGAATGACTTTGACTACTTAAAACTACTGGGAAAAGGCACTTTTGGGAAAGTCATTCTGGTGAGAGAGAAGGCGAGTGGGAAGTATTATGCAATGAAGATCCTGAAGAAGGAAGTAATTATCGCCAAG GACGAAGTGGCTCACACGCTGACGGAAAGCAGAGTGTTAAAAAACACGCGACACCCCTTTTTAACC TCCTTGAAGTACTCCTTCCAGACCAAGGACCGGCTGTGCTTCGTGATGGAGTACGTGAACGGAGGAGAG CTGTTTTTCCATTTGTCGAGAGAGAGGGTGTTCTCGGAGGACCGCACACGCTTTTACGGGGCTGAGATCGTCTCCGCTCTCGACTACCTGCACTCCGCCAAGATCGTGTACCGGGATCTCAAG CTAGAAAACCTGATGCTAGATAAAGACGGTCACATCAAAATCACAGACTTTGGCCTTTGCAAAGAAGGAATCACTGACGCTGCTACCATGAAGACGTTCTGCGGTACTCCAGAGTACCTGGCTCCTGAG GTTTTAGAAGACAATGACTACGGGCGCGCGGTGGACTGGTGGGGGCTAGGCGTCGTCATGTATGAAATGATGTGTGGCCGACTGCCCTTCTACAACCAGGACCACGAGAAGCTGTTCGAGCTCATCCTCATGGAGGACATCAAGTTCCCCAAGACGCTCTCTGCCGATGCAATATCACTGCTCTCCGGCCTCCTCATCAAGGATCCCAACAAAAG acTTGGAGGAGGTCCGGACGATGCGAAGGAGATCATGCGCCACAGTTTTTTCGCAGGAATAAACTGGCAGGATGTGTATGATAAGAAG CTGATACCTCCTTTCAAGCCTCAGGTGTCGTCGGAGACAGATACCAGGTATTTTGATGAAGAATTCACTGCACAGACGATTACAATAACTCCCCCTGAGAAAT TTGATGAGGACGGAATGGACTGCATGGATAACGAGCGAAGGCCCCACTTCCCCCAGTTCTCGTACTCTGCCAGTGGCCGGGAGTAG
- the LOC102690433 gene encoding RAC-gamma serine/threonine-protein kinase isoform X2, with product MSDVTIVKEGWVQKRGEYIKNWRPRYFLLKTDGSFIGYKEKPQDADLPYPLNNFSVAKCQLMKTERPKPNTFIIRCLQWTTVIERTFHVDTPEEREEWTEAIQTVADKLQRQEEERMSCSPTSQIDNIGEEEMDTSTSHHKRKTMNDFDYLKLLGKGTFGKVILVREKASGKYYAMKILKKEVIIAKDEVAHTLTESRVLKNTRHPFLTSLKYSFQTKDRLCFVMEYVNGGELFFHLSRERVFSEDRTRFYGAEIVSALDYLHSAKIVYRDLKLENLMLDKDGHIKITDFGLCKEGITDAATMKTFCGTPEYLAPEVLEDNDYGRAVDWWGLGVVMYEMMCGRLPFYNQDHEKLFELILMEDIKFPKTLSADAISLLSGLLIKDPNKRLGGGPDDAKEIMRHSFFAGINWQDVYDKKVRLSAAGRGFSSCPGWGCCLSWVTQQCDSGKNQFPPSVNSIRCFSLCIWLSVLCKTVSKLSTSVNEHFLLRVAKTV from the exons GAGAGTACATCAAGAACTGGAGGCCGCGATACTTCCTGCTGAAGACAGATGGCTCGTTCATCGGCTACAAGGAGAAGCCGCAAGACGCAGACCTGCCTTACCCTCTGAATAACTTTTCTGTGGCAA AATGCCAGCTCATGAAGACAGAGCGACCAAAGCCCAACACGTTCATCATCCGGTGCCTGCAGTGGACCACCGTCATCGAGAGGACCTTCCACGTGGACACGCCGGAGGAGAG GGAGGAGTGGACGGAAGCCATCCAGACCGTAGCGGACAAACTCCAAAGACAGGAGGAGGAGCGGATGAGCTGCAGCCCCACCTCCCAGATCGACAACATCGGCGAGGAGGAGATGGACACTTCTACCAGCCACCACAAGCGCAAG ACAATGAATGACTTTGACTACTTAAAACTACTGGGAAAAGGCACTTTTGGGAAAGTCATTCTGGTGAGAGAGAAGGCGAGTGGGAAGTATTATGCAATGAAGATCCTGAAGAAGGAAGTAATTATCGCCAAG GACGAAGTGGCTCACACGCTGACGGAAAGCAGAGTGTTAAAAAACACGCGACACCCCTTTTTAACC TCCTTGAAGTACTCCTTCCAGACCAAGGACCGGCTGTGCTTCGTGATGGAGTACGTGAACGGAGGAGAG CTGTTTTTCCATTTGTCGAGAGAGAGGGTGTTCTCGGAGGACCGCACACGCTTTTACGGGGCTGAGATCGTCTCCGCTCTCGACTACCTGCACTCCGCCAAGATCGTGTACCGGGATCTCAAG CTAGAAAACCTGATGCTAGATAAAGACGGTCACATCAAAATCACAGACTTTGGCCTTTGCAAAGAAGGAATCACTGACGCTGCTACCATGAAGACGTTCTGCGGTACTCCAGAGTACCTGGCTCCTGAG GTTTTAGAAGACAATGACTACGGGCGCGCGGTGGACTGGTGGGGGCTAGGCGTCGTCATGTATGAAATGATGTGTGGCCGACTGCCCTTCTACAACCAGGACCACGAGAAGCTGTTCGAGCTCATCCTCATGGAGGACATCAAGTTCCCCAAGACGCTCTCTGCCGATGCAATATCACTGCTCTCCGGCCTCCTCATCAAGGATCCCAACAAAAG acTTGGAGGAGGTCCGGACGATGCGAAGGAGATCATGCGCCACAGTTTTTTCGCAGGAATAAACTGGCAGGATGTGTATGATAAGAAGGTAAGGCTCTCTGCTGCCGGAAGGGGTTTCTCGTCATGTCCAGGGTGGGGCTGCTGCCTCTCCTGGGTTACACAGCAGTGTGACAGTGGGAAGAATCAGTTCCCACCGTCTGTAAATTCAATCAGATGTTTTTCATTGTGCATTTGGCTCTCTGTGTTATGTAAAACAGTTTCTAAGCTGTCTACCTCTGTcaatgaacattttttattgcGGGTGGCTAAAACAGTGTAA